One genomic segment of Mycolicibacterium psychrotolerans includes these proteins:
- a CDS encoding 3-hydroxyacyl-CoA dehydrogenase, producing MEIKDAVAVVTGGASGLGLATTKRLLDRGASVVVIDLKGAEAVAELGPRAKFVEANVTDPEQVTAALDAAEEMGPLRIDVNCAGIGNAIKTLGKEGPFPLDGFRKVVEVNLIGTFNVIRLAAERIAKTEPINGERGVIVNTASVAAFDGQIGQAAYSASKGGVVGMTLPIARDLSRELIRVVTIAPGLFKTPLLGSLPEEAQASLGKQVPHPARLGDPDEYGALAVHIVENPMLNGETIRLDGAIRMAPR from the coding sequence GTGGAGATCAAGGACGCCGTAGCCGTCGTCACCGGAGGTGCTTCGGGACTGGGACTGGCGACGACGAAGCGACTGCTCGACCGCGGTGCCTCGGTGGTGGTGATCGACCTCAAGGGTGCCGAGGCGGTCGCCGAGCTGGGCCCGCGCGCCAAGTTCGTCGAGGCCAACGTCACCGACCCCGAGCAGGTCACCGCCGCGCTGGACGCCGCCGAGGAGATGGGTCCGCTGCGCATCGACGTCAACTGCGCCGGGATCGGCAACGCGATCAAGACGCTGGGCAAGGAGGGGCCGTTCCCGCTCGACGGTTTCCGCAAGGTCGTCGAGGTCAACCTGATCGGCACGTTCAACGTGATCCGGCTTGCCGCAGAGCGCATCGCGAAGACCGAACCCATCAACGGGGAGCGCGGCGTCATCGTCAACACCGCGTCGGTCGCGGCGTTCGACGGGCAGATCGGGCAGGCCGCGTACTCGGCGTCCAAGGGCGGCGTGGTCGGCATGACGCTGCCGATCGCCCGTGACCTCTCCCGCGAGCTCATCCGCGTGGTCACCATTGCGCCGGGGCTGTTCAAGACCCCGCTGCTGGGTTCGCTGCCCGAGGAGGCGCAGGCCTCGCTCGGCAAGCAGGTGCCGCACCCGGCCCGCCTCGGCGATCCGGACGAGTACGGCGCGCTGGCGGTGCACATCGTGGAGAACCCGATGCTCAACGGGGAGACGATCCGGTTGGACGGGGCGATCCGGATGGCCCCCCGATGA
- the tet(V) gene encoding tetracycline efflux MFS transporter Tet(V), producing MEQPVADPGWRVLAPFRFREYRLLIAAVSLSIFAEGMWAVVMTLQVIALDDDPTSLSLVATCLGVGLVAFVLVGGLAADRLPQRAIIIVVEAVNTAVVTTVAVLGFLDALQIWHLAVAAGALGVAAAFFFPAYSALLPRILPAEQLLAANGVEGVVRPVFQRAAGPAIAGLLVAATFPAVGAVAVAALFAVGLALLLATRTPTRNVAAQQPPQRLLRDLREGFSFVWRTPWLLWTLLFASIFVLVVLGPIEVLLPFVVADRFADGERTYGFVLAFFGIGSALGALTVSSRHLPRRYLTVMMVMWSVGSVPLAVVGVTSSFPVMALATFVIGVTDGAGMVIWGTLLQRRVPPLMLGRVSSLDFFVSLAFMPVSFAIVGPLSKVVSMQAIFLTAGLVPLVLAAVAMWAAGMRRDEVAHPLR from the coding sequence ATCGAACAGCCGGTGGCAGACCCCGGCTGGCGTGTGCTCGCGCCGTTCCGGTTCCGCGAGTACCGCCTGTTGATCGCCGCGGTGTCCCTGTCGATCTTCGCCGAGGGCATGTGGGCCGTGGTGATGACGCTGCAGGTCATCGCGCTCGACGACGACCCGACGTCGCTGTCGCTGGTCGCCACCTGCCTGGGCGTGGGCCTGGTCGCCTTCGTCCTGGTGGGCGGACTGGCCGCTGACCGGCTGCCCCAGCGGGCGATCATCATCGTCGTCGAGGCCGTCAACACGGCGGTGGTGACGACGGTCGCCGTCCTGGGATTCCTTGACGCCCTGCAGATCTGGCACCTCGCCGTGGCGGCGGGCGCCCTGGGCGTCGCGGCGGCGTTCTTCTTCCCCGCCTACAGCGCGCTGCTGCCCAGGATCCTGCCCGCCGAGCAGTTGCTGGCGGCCAACGGCGTCGAAGGCGTGGTGCGGCCGGTGTTCCAGCGCGCGGCCGGGCCGGCGATCGCCGGGCTGCTGGTCGCTGCGACGTTCCCGGCCGTGGGCGCGGTCGCGGTGGCCGCGCTCTTCGCCGTCGGCCTGGCACTGCTGCTGGCCACCAGGACACCGACGAGAAACGTTGCGGCACAACAGCCGCCCCAGCGGCTCCTGCGCGACCTGCGGGAGGGTTTCTCCTTCGTGTGGCGCACGCCGTGGCTGCTGTGGACACTGCTGTTCGCGAGCATCTTCGTGCTGGTGGTGCTGGGGCCCATCGAGGTGCTGCTGCCGTTCGTCGTCGCCGACCGCTTCGCCGACGGCGAGCGGACCTACGGGTTCGTCCTGGCGTTCTTCGGCATCGGCAGCGCGCTGGGCGCGCTGACTGTCTCGTCGCGGCACCTGCCGCGCCGGTACCTGACCGTGATGATGGTGATGTGGAGCGTGGGCTCGGTCCCGCTCGCGGTCGTCGGCGTGACGTCGTCGTTCCCGGTGATGGCGTTGGCCACCTTCGTCATCGGCGTGACCGACGGGGCCGGCATGGTCATCTGGGGCACGCTGCTCCAGCGGCGGGTTCCACCGTTGATGCTGGGCCGGGTGTCGAGTCTGGACTTCTTCGTGTCGCTGGCGTTCATGCCGGTGTCGTTCGCGATCGTCGGCCCGCTGTCGAAAGTCGTGTCGATGCAGGCGATCTTCCTCACCGCGGGCCTGGTTCCGCTGGTGCTGGCCGCCGTCGCGATGTGGGCGGCCGGGATGCGGCGCGACGAGGTCGCGCACCCGCTGCGTTAG
- a CDS encoding DoxX family protein, producing the protein MTHELTRPSVAETAPPPQADRTLAVGLLILRLGIGAAVLQAGLIKAFDFSTTVGFMAEAGWRLPTLAALMVTGAETLGAVALMLGVVTPLGACAVLSSMLCAWAVNVSAAAFWSEPFNVPFLLGLGAAALLFTGPGRYAVDARLAGRVRWSPRVKVALLVLAVVAAVVTWVALYGVNPIHLTTPPAADPTQR; encoded by the coding sequence ATGACCCACGAACTCACGCGCCCCTCCGTGGCAGAGACCGCCCCGCCGCCGCAGGCGGACCGAACGCTTGCGGTCGGCCTGCTGATCCTGCGCCTCGGCATCGGTGCTGCGGTGCTACAGGCCGGCCTGATCAAGGCCTTCGACTTCTCGACGACGGTCGGGTTCATGGCCGAGGCCGGATGGCGGCTCCCCACCCTGGCCGCGCTGATGGTCACCGGCGCCGAGACCCTCGGCGCCGTGGCCCTGATGCTCGGCGTCGTCACGCCGCTTGGTGCCTGCGCCGTGCTGAGCTCCATGCTGTGCGCCTGGGCGGTCAACGTCTCGGCGGCGGCGTTCTGGTCCGAACCGTTCAACGTGCCGTTCCTGCTGGGCCTCGGCGCGGCGGCCCTGCTGTTCACCGGGCCCGGTCGCTATGCGGTCGACGCCCGCCTCGCCGGCCGTGTGCGCTGGTCACCGCGGGTGAAGGTGGCGCTGCTGGTGCTCGCGGTGGTCGCCGCCGTCGTCACCTGGGTGGCGCTCTACGGCGTCAACCCGATCCACCTCACCACCCCGCCCGCGGCCGACCCTACCCAGCGGTAA
- a CDS encoding NAD(P)H-dependent flavin oxidoreductase, producing MSIRTKFTETFGVEHPIAQGGMQWVGRAELVAAVANSGALGFLTALTQPTPADLANEIAKTRDLTDKPFGVNLTILPAINPPPYDEYRQVIVDAGITIVETAGSNPAPHLPMFHDNGIKVLHKCTSVRHAVKAQSLGVDGISIDGFECAGHPGEDDIPGLVLIPAAADKIEIPMIASGGFADARGLVAALALGADGINMGSRFMCTVESCIHDNVKQAIVAGDERGTELIFRSLHNTARVASNVVSREVVQILKDGGQFSDVKDLVAGVRGRRVFDEGDVDAGIWTVGTAMGLINDVPTVGDLVSRIVAEAEDLISGRLATMVAEKSAV from the coding sequence GTGAGCATCCGGACGAAGTTCACCGAGACGTTCGGGGTCGAGCATCCGATCGCCCAGGGCGGGATGCAGTGGGTCGGTCGCGCGGAACTCGTTGCGGCCGTTGCCAATTCAGGGGCGCTGGGCTTTCTCACCGCGCTCACCCAGCCGACGCCGGCCGATCTGGCCAACGAGATCGCCAAGACCCGGGATCTGACGGACAAGCCGTTCGGGGTGAACCTGACGATCCTGCCGGCGATCAACCCGCCGCCCTATGACGAGTACCGGCAGGTGATCGTCGACGCCGGCATCACGATCGTCGAGACCGCGGGTTCCAACCCGGCGCCGCATCTGCCGATGTTCCACGACAACGGCATCAAGGTGCTGCACAAGTGCACCTCGGTGCGGCATGCGGTCAAGGCGCAGAGCCTCGGGGTGGACGGCATCAGCATCGACGGCTTCGAGTGCGCCGGACATCCCGGCGAGGACGACATCCCCGGCCTGGTGCTGATCCCGGCGGCGGCGGACAAGATCGAGATCCCGATGATCGCCTCCGGCGGCTTCGCCGACGCCCGTGGCCTGGTGGCCGCGCTCGCGCTGGGCGCAGACGGCATCAACATGGGGTCGCGGTTCATGTGCACGGTCGAGTCCTGCATCCACGACAACGTCAAGCAGGCCATCGTGGCCGGCGACGAGCGGGGTACGGAGCTGATCTTCCGGAGTCTGCACAACACCGCTCGCGTCGCGTCGAACGTGGTGTCGCGGGAGGTGGTGCAGATCCTCAAAGACGGCGGTCAGTTCTCCGACGTCAAGGACCTGGTGGCGGGAGTACGTGGCCGGCGGGTGTTCGATGAAGGCGACGTCGACGCCGGAATCTGGACGGTGGGAACCGCGATGGGCTTGATCAACGATGTGCCGACGGTGGGCGACCTGGTGTCGCGCATCGTGGCCGAGGCCGAAGACCTGATCAGCGGCCGACTGGCCACGATGGTGGCCGAGAAGTCGGCCGTCTAG
- a CDS encoding CaiB/BaiF CoA transferase family protein: MAGPLQGLRVVELAGIGPGPHAAMILGDLGADVVRVERPGKGGGAPSRDYLLRNRRSVAANLKDPDDQKMVLGLIAKADVLIEGFRPGVTERLGLGPQDCAKVNERLIYARMTGWGQDGPRAQQAGHDINYISLNGTLHAIGRAGERPVPPLNLVGDFGGGSMFLLVGVLSALWERERSGKGQVVDAAMVDGSSVLSTMMWAFRGMGMWSDERGVNMLDTGAPYYDTYTCADGRHVAVGAIEPQFYAEMLAGLGLTDADLPDQNDMSRWPELRARLTEAFAAHDRDHWAKVFAGTDACVTPVLSFAEVESEPHNTERDTFYRENDYLYPAPAPRFSRTAPTTPKTPGVPGADTEAVLQDWV, translated from the coding sequence ATGGCTGGACCTCTGCAGGGATTGCGTGTCGTGGAGCTGGCCGGCATCGGTCCGGGCCCGCACGCCGCGATGATCCTGGGTGACCTCGGCGCCGACGTCGTGCGCGTCGAACGTCCCGGCAAGGGAGGCGGCGCCCCCAGCCGCGACTACCTGCTGCGCAACCGGCGTTCGGTGGCCGCGAACCTCAAGGACCCCGACGACCAGAAGATGGTCCTCGGGCTGATCGCCAAGGCCGACGTGCTGATCGAGGGCTTCCGGCCAGGTGTCACCGAGCGGTTGGGGCTCGGCCCGCAGGACTGCGCGAAGGTCAACGAGCGTCTGATCTACGCCCGGATGACCGGGTGGGGCCAAGACGGTCCGCGCGCCCAGCAGGCCGGGCACGACATCAACTACATCTCGCTCAACGGCACGCTGCACGCGATCGGCCGGGCCGGTGAACGGCCGGTGCCCCCGCTGAACCTCGTCGGCGACTTCGGTGGCGGATCGATGTTCCTGCTGGTGGGGGTGCTTTCCGCGCTGTGGGAGCGGGAACGCTCCGGCAAGGGGCAGGTGGTCGACGCCGCGATGGTCGACGGCAGCAGTGTGCTGTCGACGATGATGTGGGCGTTCCGCGGCATGGGCATGTGGAGCGACGAGCGCGGGGTGAACATGCTCGACACCGGCGCGCCGTATTACGACACCTACACCTGCGCCGACGGCCGCCACGTCGCGGTCGGCGCGATCGAGCCGCAGTTCTACGCCGAGATGCTCGCGGGCCTCGGTCTGACCGACGCCGATCTCCCTGACCAGAACGACATGAGCCGGTGGCCGGAGCTGCGGGCCCGGCTGACCGAGGCGTTCGCCGCGCACGACCGCGACCACTGGGCGAAGGTGTTCGCCGGCACCGACGCGTGCGTGACGCCGGTGCTGTCGTTCGCCGAGGTGGAGTCCGAACCGCACAACACCGAGCGCGACACCTTCTACCGCGAGAACGACTACCTGTATCCGGCGCCCGCCCCGCGGTTCTCCCGCACGGCGCCCACCACGCCGAAGACGCCAGGCGTCCCGGGCGCCGACACCGAAGCTGTTCTGCAGGACTGGGTTTGA
- a CDS encoding enoyl-CoA hydratase has protein sequence MTTTESYTGIDDLRVQLDGGVLTVTLNRPDSLNSLTAPMLRTLAETLERAADDSRVRVVRIGGAGRGFSSGAGISESDHANPDAAGTPAEVLDAANRCIRAIVRVPQPAVAVVHGAAAGVGASIALACDVVLASEKAFFMLAFTKIGLMPDGGASALIAAAVGRIRAMRMALLAERIPAAEAFAWGLVSAVYPAGDFDAEVDAVIATLVGGPAVALRKTKDAINAATLTELEDALEREKRGQLMLLGGNDFREGTRAFQQRRAATFTDT, from the coding sequence ATGACGACGACGGAGTCCTACACCGGCATCGACGACCTCCGCGTGCAGCTCGACGGCGGTGTGCTGACGGTGACGCTGAACCGTCCCGACAGCCTGAACTCGCTGACCGCGCCGATGCTGCGCACCCTGGCCGAGACCCTCGAACGCGCCGCGGACGACAGCCGGGTCCGCGTGGTGCGCATCGGCGGGGCGGGCCGGGGATTCTCGTCGGGCGCGGGCATCAGCGAGTCCGACCATGCCAACCCGGACGCCGCAGGCACCCCGGCCGAGGTCCTCGACGCGGCCAACCGCTGCATCCGCGCGATCGTTCGTGTGCCCCAGCCCGCGGTCGCGGTGGTCCACGGCGCCGCGGCGGGCGTGGGGGCGTCGATCGCCTTGGCCTGCGATGTCGTATTGGCGTCGGAGAAGGCCTTTTTCATGCTCGCCTTCACCAAGATCGGGCTGATGCCCGACGGTGGCGCCTCGGCGCTGATCGCCGCCGCGGTCGGCCGCATCCGGGCGATGCGGATGGCGCTGCTGGCCGAACGCATCCCGGCCGCCGAGGCGTTCGCCTGGGGACTGGTGAGCGCGGTCTACCCGGCGGGCGACTTCGACGCCGAGGTCGACGCGGTGATCGCGACACTGGTCGGTGGACCGGCCGTCGCACTGCGCAAGACCAAGGACGCGATCAACGCCGCGACGCTGACCGAACTCGAGGACGCACTCGAGCGTGAGAAGCGCGGACAGCTGATGCTGTTGGGCGGCAATGACTTCCGTGAGGGCACTCGCGCGTTCCAGCAGCGCCGCGCGGCCACGTTCACCGACACCTGA